Within Odontesthes bonariensis isolate fOdoBon6 chromosome 16, fOdoBon6.hap1, whole genome shotgun sequence, the genomic segment TTATTGAACCGTTTTAAATCCAGTTCCTGAACAGTTTTAAATCCAGTTATTGAACCGTTTTAAATCCAGTTCCTGAACAGTTTTAAATCCAGTTATTGAACCGTTTTAAATCCAGTTCCTGAACCATTTTAAATCCGGTTCTTGAACCGTTTTACGTCCTGTTATTGAACCGTTTTAAATCCAGTTCATGAAATGTTTTGAATCAGGATTCGGTTTAAATCCCAGTTGATGACcagtaggggtgggacgatatagCCTGGCTCTCAACCAGGTtagggacgatatgctttggtcacgatttgATTGTATCCCGATTCTAAGGTGCCGATTCGATTTGTATTGCGATTCCATATAattaattgcaattttcttcatccttaaaaaacaaacaagttgaatcgtACACgcctagaatgaatgtcgttcccataaacgatgCATATCAGTCTGTGTCGGTCAATCCAgctgctgacatttatttcaacagacaaaaagaggtacttaacatgtacagcattttttaaagtttacagttacaaaattaattcaaatgtccacacagcacaaatgtgggttagttttaacataacttaatgtaatgagttgatgaagtttttctggacacggatatgtgTCAGTGTATTGTGTATTCTGTATAAGCTACTGGATCCTTAAATgtccctcgggattaataaagtatctatctatcatgacgtaatataatcgattctggggagaaaaatcgatttttaaaatgatcccattaaaaatcgcgatatgtacgatttttttcgcccacccctagtgaCCAGGTTATCTGAGCCAATCAGGGAACAGAGACAGTGTGAGGTCACAATATTCAGCTTTATTCATATCAACACATTTACAGAAGACGAACCGATGAAGGAATCTGCTGAGTCAGACGTGCAGCCAGGCtcagagggggcggggcttaagGTTTGGACTGAGCCAGAGTCTGCAGGGCGCCAGCCACCTGGTCAGCTGACATGTTTTCCACGGAGACGCTCCTCTCTTTACCCAAATCTGAAAAATCAACAACAGCAGCGTCAGAATGAGACGGATGGAGCATCTGTTGCACCACAGGTTCAGTTACAGAGCAGCCGGACTCACCGTATCGGGCCCACAGCCGGGCCTGGACCCCAGAACACTCCCGGATCAGGATGGGGAAGCCCGGGTTGGCCATCTTCAGGGTCACATAGTTCTGCTCCACAAAGTCTCTGAAACACAGCAGAGACGCAACGTTACAGACAACCGAGCAGGGCGAGGTTCAGGAGGTTCTGATCCAATTTAACGAGGTTCAGGAGGTTCTGATCCGATTTAACGAGGTTCAGGAGGTTCTGATCCGATTTAACGAGGTTCAGGAGGTTCTGATCCGATTTAACGAGGTTCAGGAGGTTCTGATCCGATTTAACGAGGTTCAGGAGGTTCTGATCCGATTTAACGAGGTTCAGGAGGTTCTGATCCGATTTAAGCTAAAATAACACAGAAGTAATGAATAAGCAGAAAGATATTTAATATAATaccattaaaatgaattaaaataattaaataagaaactgaaatgaatgcagtttaaaatcaaagcagaaatattgattcattcatacatttttcacatttagTTTCAGTAGAATTTATCATCATATAAATGTATtgatacatttttatatttatttcggATTAAAAGGCAGTTTTAGTCCTCAGATGTGAACATCCCTGTACGGCTGCTTCGAGGAAGTagtctggttctgttctgattctggtctgTAACTGTTAATCCAGCCTATCAGAGTTGTATGTTTCCTTCTGATTATTCAGCAGCATTTAAGCAGCAGTTAGCCGCatttaagtaagtaagtaagtaagtaaaatgtatttatatagcacttttcgcagaaaagga encodes:
- the ndufa2 gene encoding NADH dehydrogenase [ubiquinone] 1 alpha subcomplex subunit 2 is translated as MAAAAVRSLGSSLGKNLREIRLHLCQTSGASKGARDFVEQNYVTLKMANPGFPILIRECSGVQARLWARYDLGKERSVSVENMSADQVAGALQTLAQSKP